A window of Pedococcus badiiscoriae genomic DNA:
TGCTCGCTGTTGTCCTTCAGGCGACGGACCAGGAGGTCGTTGCCGGCCCCGAGGCGGTAGAGGAAGAACGCCAGCCACAGCATCACCACGAGGACTGCCGCAGCCGCAGCGACGGTCTCGGCCACGGCCTGCGTCGCACGGCTGTCGGCCGTGCGCGCCTCCGCGGCGGCTTCGCGAGCCAGGTGACTGGTCAAGTCGGCCTGGGGCTGCTCCAGCGCGCGGAAGGCACTCTCGAACGCCGGGAGGCCAGCCCTGGCGGCAGCAGGGTTGGACGCCGCCAGGTCGACCAACGCCACCGCCTGCGCGGCGTACTCCCGCAGGCGCGGACGCAGGTTGTCGATCTCGGCCGCCAGCGAACGGGGACTGTTGACTCCGTCCAGACGCCGAAGGTCGGCGTCGAGCAGAGCGGCGTCACTGGTGACGGGGCGCTCCCGCGCCGGGGTGGCCGCCCCGCCTGCGGCGGGGTTGAGGACCTCGCTCAGGACATCGGCGTGGAGCGTGTCGTGCAGCATGTCGGCGTCCTGCTGATACCTCTGGGCCGTCGTCAGCCGCAACGCGTTCTCGTTCGCCTGGTGCACCTGGCCAAAGCCGGTCAGGGCGGTGATCACCACCACCAGCGGCACCACGACAGCCACCACGGCGGCAAGCAACAGCCCCTGACGCAGGGGGCGCCACGTCGTCAGGTCAGGTGTGCGCACACGTCCCCATTTCCCGATAGGTCATCTCCGGCCGCTGGAGCCGGTGCGACGGCCGAGTCGGCCAGCACCTCGCGCAGCCGCACCACGAGCCGGCCACCCCGCTCAGCCCGAGTCGACGAGTCCTCGGCGCCGTCGACGTCACCCAACAGCGCCTCCAGCTCCCGGCCGAGCGAGCTCGCATCGGCGAAGCCGAACGTCCCTGCCGACCCCGCGAGGGAGTGCGCGTCGCCGAAGGCGCCGAGCCGCACCTCCTCGGTCAGCTCACCGTCGCCCATGGCGTGCAGGGCGTCGGCAATGACCTCGACCCGGGCCAGGTTCCTGTCCCTGGCTCGGTCTCGGAAGGCGGCCATCGCAGCGTCCACGGCGGTCTCCTCCCCTCCGGAACGGGTGAGGTCGGCCGACATCAGGACCACCCCAGGATTGCCGCCAGCTCGGCCGGCAGCAGCATCGGGTCGAAGGGCTTGCCCAACACGCCGTTCACCGGCAGCTCGGCGAAGGCGGTCCGATCCGCAGCTTGGATCTTCGCTGTGAGCAACACGATCGGGATCCCCGCGGTGGCCGGGTCAGCCCGCATGGCTACCGCCGCGGTAGGGCCGTCCATGCCCGGCATCATCACGTCCATGACGACGGCGTCAGGCTGCTCCGCCCGGGCCAGCTCGAGGCCCTGCTGCCCGTCGGACGCCGTGACCACGGTCCAGCCGCCGACCACCTCCAGGCTCATCTGGGCCACCTCGAGGATCAGCTCGTCGTCATCCACGACGAGGATCCGGCGCACAGCGCCACCGTTGGGAACGGCACCCGGGGCGAGGCTCATCCGCGGGACGGGTGCAGTCGAAGGGTCTTCCCGAACATCTGGCCAGTCTGCCCGACCTTCCACCTATTCGCGGCCTTTTTGACGCGACGGAAAGGCACAGTCCGGCGCAGCGCTGGCCGCGGCCCCTCGCGCTCAGAGGGTGTCGCGTCAGAGCCGAGGCGCAGCGATCGACTCTCTGTGTTGGATCGGCATGGGTACGAGCTGGTCCCCCACCGGCGGGTCGGGAGCCATGACCACCTCCATGGCACGTCGGCCCATCTCTTCGTAGGGCAGCCTGGCGGTGGTCAGACCGGGCCGGAGGTATGACGCGATCTCGTCGTCGTCGAAGGATGCGATCGAGACGTCGTGGGGGACGGAAAGACCGTGCTCCGCCAGGGCTTGGTAGGCGCCGAAGGCGACGCGGTC
This region includes:
- a CDS encoding Hpt domain-containing protein, which codes for MSADLTRSGGEETAVDAAMAAFRDRARDRNLARVEVIADALHAMGDGELTEEVRLGAFGDAHSLAGSAGTFGFADASSLGRELEALLGDVDGAEDSSTRAERGGRLVVRLREVLADSAVAPAPAAGDDLSGNGDVCAHLT
- a CDS encoding response regulator → MSLAPGAVPNGGAVRRILVVDDDELILEVAQMSLEVVGGWTVVTASDGQQGLELARAEQPDAVVMDVMMPGMDGPTAAVAMRADPATAGIPIVLLTAKIQAADRTAFAELPVNGVLGKPFDPMLLPAELAAILGWS